Part of the Oscillibacter hominis genome is shown below.
CCGGCTCCAAGAGATCATCATGAAGGGCCTGTCGCTGTGTGTGTTCTACATCGGTGTGGACGGGATGTTAGAGGGGGAGAACACCCTGGTGGCCATCCTGTCCATGGTCATCGGCGCCGTGATCGGCGAGCTGCTGGACCTGGACGCCAGGATGCAGGGCCTCGGGGACTGGCTTCAGAAGAAGGTGTCCGGCCTCCTGAAGGGCAGCGGCACCGTCAACGTCTCGGAGGGGTTTGTCACCTCCTGCCTCCTCTTCTGCGTGGGCGCCATGGCCATTGTGGGCGCCCTGGAGGATGGGCTCACCGGTGACCACTCCACGCTGTTTGCCAAAGCCCTGCTGGACGGCGTGGGCTCCATCCTGTTTGCCTCCTCCCTTGGCGTGGGCGTCGTCTTTTCCGCCTTTGCGGTTTTCCTCTACCAGGGGACCATCGCCCTGCTGGCCTCCTTCCTCTCCCCCCTGCTTACGGCGGAGATCATCACGGAGATGACCTGCGTGGGCTCCATCCTCATCGTGGCCCTCTCCCTCAACATGCTGGGCCTCACCCGCATCAAAGTCATGAACCTGGTGCCCGCCTGCCTGATGCCCATCCTGCTGGTCAACATGATACATCTTTTCAGTTGAGAAACATAAAAAGAGGCGAGGTACGGAAACTCCGTACCTCGTCTCTTTTCTCTGCGGTCGATTCCGTGCCCGGCAGCTCAGCTGACGCTCTGGCCCACGGGGCAGTCGTCGTGGGCAAAGAGGACCTTGCAGTCGTCCTGCTCCGGCATGTCCACGGCGATCAGCA
Proteins encoded:
- a CDS encoding DUF554 domain-containing protein; this translates as MLIGSAVNALAIMVGASVGLVLRHLAGLPGEKSASGQLTLGDRLQEIIMKGLSLCVFYIGVDGMLEGENTLVAILSMVIGAVIGELLDLDARMQGLGDWLQKKVSGLLKGSGTVNVSEGFVTSCLLFCVGAMAIVGALEDGLTGDHSTLFAKALLDGVGSILFASSLGVGVVFSAFAVFLYQGTIALLASFLSPLLTAEIITEMTCVGSILIVALSLNMLGLTRIKVMNLVPACLMPILLVNMIHLFS